One window from the genome of Archocentrus centrarchus isolate MPI-CPG fArcCen1 unplaced genomic scaffold, fArcCen1 scaffold_41_ctg1, whole genome shotgun sequence encodes:
- the LOC115777015 gene encoding mitochondrial 2-oxoglutarate/malate carrier protein, which produces MTEAKPKTSPKAIKFLFGGLAGMGATVFVQPLDLVKNRMQLSGQGTKAREYKTSFHALFSILKNEGVQGIYTGLSAGLLRQATYTTTRLGIYTILFEKMTGADGRPPNFFLKAAIGMTAGAIGAFVGTPAEVALIRMTADGRLPPDQRRGYKNVFNALFRITREEGVTTLWRGCIPTMARAVVVNAAQLASYSQSKQALLDSGYFRDDILCHFCASMISGLVTTAASMPVDIVKTRIQNMKMIDGKPEYKNGLEVLVRVVGKEGFFSLWKGFTPYYARLGPHTVLTFIFLEQMNRLYKTYVLDV; this is translated from the exons ATGACGGAGGCGAAACCCAAGACCTCCCCGAAGGCCATCAAGTTCCTGTTCGGGGGACTGGCCGG GATGGGCGCCACAGTGTTCGTGCAGCCGCTGGACCTGGTGAAGAACAGGATGCAGCTGAGCGGTCAGGGGACGAAGGCCCGAGAGTACAAAACCAGCTTCCACGCCCTGTTCTCCATCCTGAAAAACGAGGGCGTGCAAGGCATCTACACCGG tcTGTCAGCAGGTCTTTTGCGTCAGGCGACGTACACGACGACCCGTCTGGGAATTTACACCATCCTGTTTGAGAAAATGACCGGAGCTGACGGACGGCCGCCGAACTTTTTCCTCAAG GCTGCGATCGGTATGACGGCTGGAGCCATTGGGGCGTTTGTGGGAACACCAGCAGAGGTGGCTCTGATCAGGATGACAGCTGACGGACG tctgcCTCCAGACCAGAGGAGGGGCTACAAGAACGTTTTTAATGCCCTCTTTCGAATCACCAGAGAAGAAGGAGTCACCACGCTGTGGAGG GGCTGCATTCCCACCATGGCCCGAGCGGTGGTGGTGAACGCCGCTCAGCTGGCCTCGTACTCGCAGTCCAAACAGGCGCTGCTCGACTCAG GTTACTTCAGAGATGATATTCTGTGCCACTTCTGTGCCAGTATGATCAGTGGTCTGGTTACCACGGCAGCCTCAATGCCCGTCGACATCGTGAAGACCAG gATCCAGAACATGAAGATGATCGACGGGAAGCCCGAGTACAAAAACGGTTTG GAGGTGCTGGTTCGAGTGGTGGGGAAGGAGGGCTTCTTCTCCCTGTGGAAGGGCTTCACTCCGTACTACGCCCGCCTCGGACCGCACACCGTCCTCACCTTCATCTTCCTGGAGCAGATGAACCGCCTCTACAAGACCTACGTCCTCGacgtttaa
- the LOC115777019 gene encoding motile sperm domain-containing protein 1-like, whose translation MRRRQSHDGRGEEGGRVEAEEGVPVGGAPQLAVFLFPSEMAFYAEQRSTHRRVLTLYNPYTFSLSFKMWCTAPSLYRVVEAEGSVRAKSCVDLVVRHLDVSPRNWGRRDRFRMEVRGGGQVGRREIWAELKGGREEEEQRGGQQRAPPPLTALSPLLVPTHTRLPLPACTAVRSVSQWVVCVAVAMLCVTVLMLPLHTDSSSVVPRWLHVSTNQKLVCAYTLGLITMVFLQ comes from the exons ATGAGGAGGAGGCAGAGCCATGACGGGCGAGGGGAGGAGGGTGGGCGGGTGGAGGCGGAGGAGGGCGTGCCGGTGGGCGGGGCACCCCAGCTCGCCGTCTTCCTGTTCCCCTCCGAGATGGCGTTCTACGCCGAGCAGAGGAGCACCCACAGGCGGGTGCTGACCCTCTACAACCCCTACACCTTCAGCCTGAGCTTCAAGA tgTGGTGCACGGCGCCCTCGCTCTACAGGGTGGTGGAGGCGGAGGGCAGCGTCCGGGCCAAGTCCTGCGTCGACCT GGTGGTGCGTCACCTCGACGTCTCTCCCAGAAACTGGGGCCGCAGGGATCGGTTCCGCATGGAGGTGAGGGGAGGAGGTCAGGTTGGGAGACGGGAGATCTGGGCGGAGCTTAAAGGAGGccgagaggaagaggagcaaaGAGGAGGCCAGCAGAGGGCTCCACCCCCTCTAACTGCTCTATCCCCTCTGCtcgtgcccacacacacacgcctgccGCTGCCTGCCTGCACAG ctgtgcgCAGTGTGTCTCAGTGGGTTGTGTGTGTGGCCGTGGCGATGCTCTGTGTCACGGTGTTGATGCTCCCCCTCCACACcgacagcagctcagtggtTCCACGCTGGCTGCACGTCTCCACCAATCAGAAGCTTGTCTGTGCCTACACCCTag GTCTCATCACCATGGTGTTTCTCCAGTGA